The Microcystis panniformis FACHB-1757 region ATCGAGTGGACCATCAATAAAATTACTGTTTCTCGACGACGCGATGAAACCCTACCAAAAAATTCCTATTCGTGAATGTGGGGAACCCCTAGTACCTATACCCGCAGATAAATTTGTTATCCCTTCTCCCCATGCTTACGAGAAATTGGGGGCTAATTATCGGGGTAAATCTCCCTATTTTTTGCGACAAGGGGTGTTAAATGCTCTGATTGACGCTCAAAACCGTCTGCAAGTCTATCAACCCGGTTGGCAAATTCTGATTTTTGATGCCTATCGACCGATCGAAGTGCAACAATTTATGGTCGATTATAGTTTTCAGACTCTCCTAGACACAAAAGGATTAGCCAAAGAGAAACTATCGGAGGCAGAAAGTCAAGCGATTTTAACAGAAGTTTACACTATTTGGGCAATTCCCAGCGATAATGCCGCCACCCCGCCTCCCCATAGTACCGGAGCGGCGATCGATATTACCCTAGTGGACGAGAAGGGACAAACCATCGACATGGGAGGAGAAATCGATGAGATCGGAGAGCGATCGCATCCCGATCATTATATTGCCGCAAAAAGCCCACGAGAACAGAGCTATCATCAAAAACGAGTTTTATTGGCTAAAGTGATGGAGGAGGCGGGATTTAGCCGACATAAGGGGGAATGGTGGCATTTTTCCCTAGGGGATCAGATGTGGGCCTGGTCGCTCGATCGAGCCTACGCCATCTATGGCAGAGTGGAGGATTAGGGAGATAGCTGTTAGGAGTAAACTGAAAGCAGCTGGTCTAGATCAATACTGATATACTAACAAAAGAAGACTCAAAGCTTAGACTGAATCCCGAGGGATAATCGCCAAAATTTGCTCAACAAAAGCTTGGTGATCAACCACCGGTTTAGAAATATAACCATCGGCCTGACTCTGCTTGAGAAAATTCTCTCGATCGCCTTCCATAGCGTGAGCGGTGACGAGAATAACGGGTAAATCGGCGGTTTCGGGGTTAGCTTTGAGAATTTGGCTGATTTTAATACCATCCACCGCTTTCCCTTCATAGACACTATGGGAGAGGGAGACATCCATTAAGATCACGTCCGCTTCCTTATCCCGAGCAATACGAAGCACTTCTTCCACGTCTTCGGTCCCTTTAACCTCTAGACCACCTCGTTTGGTCAAAATTTTGGCAAAAACGCGAAAATTAATCGGGTCGTCTTCTACAATCAAAACAGTCGTCATAGGGATGCTCAGGGATAAACGAGGTTAAAAAGGGCAAAATGCCGTATGATTCACAGCTAGACAGATTGAAAACGAGAGACTCATGGCCAAACAACTGGATTTCTTAGCTAGTGGTCAAATTATACCCACGGCCTTACACCAAGAGATGGAACGCTCCTATCTAGAATATGCCATGAGTGTGATCGTGGGGCGAGCCTTGCCGGATGTACGGGATGGCTTAAAACCAGTGCATCGTCGCATATTATACGCTATGCACGAACTGGGGTTAACTCCTGATCGCCCTTTTCGCAAATGTGCGCGGTGGTGGGGATGTCTTGGGTAAATATCATCCCCACGGTGATCAGTCAGTGTACGAAGCACTGGTTCGTATGGTACAGGATTTTTCCAGTCGTTACCCACTTTTATCGGGCCATGGTAACTTTGGTTCGATCGATAACGACCCCCCGGCGGCCATGCGTTACACAGAAACCCGTTTGGCCGGCATCGGTGATCAGGCGGTTTTAGGGGGAATTAGCGATGCTATCGTTAATTTTAGCAGTAATTTTGATAATTCTCAACAGGAACCGGTTGTTTTACCCGCTCAGTTACCGATACTGATTCTTAATGGTTGTTCAGGTATTGCGGTGGGGATGGCGACTAATATTCCTCCCCATAATTTAGGGGAAGTGGTGGAAGGTTTAATCGCTTTGATTGATAATCCCGATTTAAGCGAGGAAAAGTTAGTAGAAATTATCCCCGGGCCCGATTTTCCCACGGGAGGCGAGATTTTAGATGATACTGGCATTCGCGAGGCTTATCGCACCGGTAGGGGGATTATTCCCGTGCGCGGAGTGGCGAAAACTGAAACAATTATCATTGAGGGCAAGCGCCGAAGGGAAAGGACGGCAATTGTGGTTACTGAGTTGCCTTTTCAGGTGAATAAGGCGGCATGGATTGAAAAAATCGCCGAATTAGTTAATTTAGGGAAATTGGAGGGAATTGCCGATATCCGCGATGAAAGCAATCGCGAAGGCATTCGGGTGGTGATTGAATTAAAGCGGGAAAGTCAACCGCAGCAGGTTTTGGCGGCTTTATACCAACAAACGGCCCTACAGACTAATTTTGGGGCGATTATCCTCGCTTTGGTCGATAATCAACCCCGGCAGTTGTCTTTAAAAGAAGTTTTACAGGAATTCTTGCGCTTTCGAGAAACAACTCTCACCCGTCAGTATGGCGATGAGTTGCAACAGGCCAGCGATCGCTTACACTTAGTCGAGGGTTTATTATTAGCTTTGCAGAATATCGATCGAGTGGTGGATATTCTCAAAAATGCTCCCGATGGGACGACGGCTAAGTATCGTTTTCAGGCAGAATTGGGCATTAGTGACGCTCAAGCTGATTCTATCTTAGCTATGCCTCTGCGTCGTTTAACTGGTTTGGAAAGACAAAAGTTAGAGACGGAAGCGACGGAATTACAAACAAAAATTCAACAATTGGAAACCCTCCTCCATAACCGTCAGGAGTTTCTCAAGTCTCTGAAAAAAGAATTGCGCTCTTTAAAGAAAAAATTCGCCGATAGCAGACGGACAAAAATTCGCACCGGGAAGTCGGGGGACAGGAGACAGGAGACAGCAGGGAAGAAACAGGATTCTGTTGTTAAAAAACAGGAGACAGGAGACAGGAGACAGGAGACAGGAGACGGGAAGCAGCAGGCAGCAGGGAAGAAACAGGATTCTGTTGTTAAAAAACAGGAGACAGTCCCGATGAAAAAATTTTCACCCCCACAGATGAAAGAGGTTTCCTTACCTACACCCCACACCCCACACCCCACACCCCACACCCCACACCCCACACCCCACACCCCACACCCTACATCCTCTTTGAAGTCAGAAGTTAAAAAACAGGAGAATAAAGTTAAGAAAAAGTCTGAGAGTGAGAATGCACCGAGTTTAAGTCTATTTACGCCCCAAGAACCCCCAGAAAATGCGATTTTATTGCTTGATGCCGAAGATAAAATCAGTTGGACGACACCAGAAGAGCGAGCGCCGGACTGGGGTTTAATTATCTATCAACAGGCGATCGAAAAACGGGAAAATTTCCTAGTTATCCTCGATAATGCCAAAGCTTACCCGATTGCTATCCGGGAAGTTCCCCCGCAAGCGAATCAACCAGTATTAATCTCCAGTCTGCTGACCAAAACCGCCCAAAAAGAGTCAGAAGCGGTGTTAAATCAATTTTTCTTCACAGAACCTCAAAAAAATCAAGAATTGCTTTTACTGAGTCAACAGGGGCGAATAAAGCGACTTCCCATCAATGAATTAGAGGGGGTTGGTAGTCGGGGTTTGTCCCTGATGAAATTGAAAGAAGACGATCACCTATATGGTGCTATTTTTACTCACGAGGGCCTGGACTTAGCGATCGCCACCAGTAGCGGTCGGGTGTTGCGTTATCCCGTGCGCGAGGAATTATTGCCAATTATGGGTAAATCTGCCCAGGGTTTGGCAATTTTGCGGTTGCGCTACGGGGAACATCTAGCTGGTTGTGTTTCTCTCCCTCATCGGGAAAATCTGCTGCTGATTTCGGGATTAGGTTACGGGAAAAGACTAGGGATCGAGAATTTACGTCTATCACAATTAGGCGATCTTGGTTCACCTGCTTTACAATTCGTTAACAAACAGGATAGTTTAGCGGCCATGGTAGCGGCCCGGGAGGGGAGTATAGTGTTATTAAGTACCAATCAGAATCGAAAACTACCCTTAGAGGTAGAGACTGTGACAGTTACGGGTAAAGACGGGACAGGTTCACAATTAGTTAAACTCAACCCCGCAGAAAAAATTATCAAAGCACAATTGTTACACCATCTCTAAACAATGGGGAAAAAATCGAAAAATTTTGTGCGTAAACACCGGCATTGGCAAAGATGGTTAAAACTAACTCTGATTCTGGTTTTTGGGTTTATTATCCTTAATCTAGCGATTAATTTAGCCGTCCGCTTGCCAATTAATCAACAAAAACCCATTGATGCCATCTTAGTTTTGGGGGGCAGCATTCGTCGGGAAATTTATGCAGCTAATCTGGCCCAGCAATACCCCAATATACCGATTTTGATTTCCGAAGGCTCGAAAGACCCCTGTATTTTATTACTATTTGAACGGGCAAAAGCGCCAAAAACTAACGTCTGGTTAGAAAAGTGTGCTGATTCTACCTTCGGCAATTTTTTCTTTGCCGTGCCAATTTTAAAACAATGGGGAGTACATAAAGTAAAAGTCATCACCTCTCCTACTCATTTACCTCGCGCTCAATGGTTAGCAGCAATTCACTTGCAATCCCACGGTATAGCAGTAGAAATCGATGCAGTCAGAGAAATTGGTATTCCGGGTAATCACGAATCAAAGCTAAAAACTGGTTTAGATGTGACTAGAAGTATAATTTGGGCTTTTGTGGGACAATTAATCTCTCCCCCCTGTTGGCAAGTCATTCCCTTAAATTCCGTTGATTTAGAAGCTTGGCGCGATCAAGGTTTTAAATGTGAATCCCAAGGTAAGATCAGCTAAACCATCCTCTCCCAGTTAGTTTTTTAGCGGCTGCATCCCATTTTTGTAAATCTACTAACTTGGGGTTTTTAAAGGCAAACTCTCTCTTGCGGCTCTTCTCGACTTTGTGTGATAATTTTTGCTTATGGAATCGTGAAATGCTTATCAGGCAAGACTTTTAGTGCTATTTGGCGGAATAAACTATCAGTATAGACCTCGTTTCCACACAGAAACCAGAAGAGCCCTCTTGCCACTTTCCTATACCTTTTAAACAGGATTTAGCATCAGAAACCCTATCGGGAATTTGCGCGGGAATTTGCGATCGCATCTAGAGCCAAATTCAGTTTCAGCAGGTTAACCCCCGGTTCGCCGAAGATGCCGAGAAAGCGCTCGTCGGTGTTTTTGATAACGAGGATCTCCACTTGATTCGTCGGTAATCCCCGCGAGCGCGCCACCCGCTCGATCTGCGACCTGGCGGCCTCTGGGGTGATATGGGGATCGAGACCGGAACCGGAGGTATATACTAGATCTGCGGTGGGTTTAATTGCCGCTTTCTCTAATCGGGGAATCTCCCCCTCCAGTGCTTTTTTCATGTCGGAATCGGGTTTTCCTTTAATGCGATCAATCAATGCGGGGTTACTAGGGGCCAGGTTACTCGCTCCCGAAACTCCGGTTTGCAGGACTTTGTTAGGATCGTTTTTCGGAGCGGCCGTACTGTAGGCGGTGGTACTTGGACGACTATTGAAATAGCGATCGCTGGTGAAAGGTTGCCCAATTAGAGCCGAACCCACCACTTGACCTTGATTATTGGTAATTAAACTCCCGTTTGCTTGCCAGGGAAAAAGAATTTGACCGATGGCGATCATCGAGAAAGGATAGATCAGCGCAGTGATCACCCAGAGAACTAGGGTAGAACGGATGGCTCTACCGGCCTCGCGTGCAAAACTCATGATTAGACCTCTTAAGTCGGGTTTGCGGCAAAAAGTTTGTTGGTGGGGTTAGGAGTCAGGAGCCAGTAGTCAGGAGTCAGGAGAATTAAGAATAAACAACAATCAATGAAAGAGTCTATTTAGAGATTTTCTGCTTTTTCCCATTTTTGAACTCTCAAAAATTAATTGTGCCAGAAATCTCTTAAAACCTCTCCGGTACAAAGATGACAAGGAATAGGTAGATAAATAAAGCAAAAGCGACTAATCCTAAAAGGGTTAATGCGAAGGATTGCCCCCTATTTATAGTGCTTCCCGTAGAAGCTTGAACGATGGAGGAGAAAAGAATTGTTAGACAGAAATTTAAGAAAATATACCAGAAAAATCGGTATTTTCTAAGGGATGCTTTCATAAGAATTAGAGTTTTTTGGAGATTTGTTTTTGCCAGTAAATCAAGAAAATAAGTAGGTAGGCGTTAAAAATTATCAGACACCCCCCTTATCAAGGGGGGATTAAGGGGGGATCGACACCCCCTTATCAAGGGGGGATTAAGGGGGGATCAAAGACAAAATCTATTTTCAATTTAATTATAACCACTTACTTAGCTATAGTTGTCAATAGGTTGTCTTTTTCCCCTTTTTCAATTCATAGTTAAGAATACATTGGCCCACATATCTGGCCAAATTAACAGGGACAGCATTGCCAATCATTTGTTCTAGATTAGATTTTGTTCCAGCAAAAATAAAGTCTTTAGGAAAAGTTTGAATATAGCTTCGCTCGATTGTTGTTAACGGTCTTAATTTTTCCTTAAGATGACAAGCATCCCCGGGATGTTGTCGATAGGTTTTGGGAACTGGTCGATTTACTCCTCGAATAGTAGGGCTAGGTTCATAAATACTGAATATCGCCCTTCTTTGATAGCTTCTAGGATGTCTATAATAGTATTCTATATCTAATTCTTTGCCCATATAGTCAAATACAGTCAGAGGTTGACTTGATAAATTGTTATTGATTTCATCGATCAAAAAATCATCTTCTTCGTTCATTTTACCGATCAGAAAATATCTTTTTCTAGTTTGAGGAACTCCGCAGTAACAAGAATTAATAACTTTTCCAGTTAAACCATAACCATGACTTTTAAAAATTTGTTTTGCCTGAGTGAGTATTTTACTTTTCTCAATTCTATCCACATTTTCCATAACGAACCATTGGGGACTTACTCTAGTGACAATTTCAGCGAATGTGAGCGTTAGATTCGCTCGTCCTAAACCCTCGTTTCTCTTACCGGCACTAGAAAAGTCTTGACAAGGAGGGCTGCCGACAATAATCTCAGGATTATATTGAGCCAATATTTCTTGATTAGATTCTCTAGACAAATCGACATTAAATATCGGATGACTAAAGTTATTGCTATAGACATCTATAGCAGGTATCCAATTATCAAATGCAGCCACAATAGTAAACCCCGCTTTCTGGAAACCTAAAGATAAACCACCACAACCAGCAAATAAATCGATTGTGATCATTTTGCTCCCTCCTCTAAATTGACTCTCGAAAGCATAAAATAAATTATCGGAATCGGGAGCTAAACCGTATAACTCTTGTGTACTTAACTCCGCCGGTTGAATTTTTAAATTTTCATCGAGTTTCAGATATATATTTTTCATTCCTTTCCAATCCAAGTAAGCGCACAAAGAAGCTGGAAATGAGGAATTAAATTGATTTTTCCCCCATGTTTCTTTTTGGCTAAAATCCCGATTCGAGTGCTTCAATCCGAATAAACTAGGCTTAAATATTGCCGATTTTCCCATTACCTCAACCCGATCGCTGAAATTATCTCATCAATAATCTTAATAGCAATAAACGGCGCGATCACGCCTCCCACGCCGTAGATGAGGATATTGCGCCGCAATAGTTGGTCGGCGGTGAGCGGGCGAAATTGAACGCCTTTAAGTGCTAGGGGAATCAAAACGGGGATAATCAGGGCATTGTAGATCAGGGCTGAGACGATCGCCGATTGAGCGCTTTTCAAACCCATAATGTTTAAAGCACCGATCCCGGCAGCGGCGAAAATCGTCGGGATAATGGCGAAATACTTAGCAATATCGTTAGCTACCGAAAACGTGGTCAGGGCGCCGCGGGTAATTAATAACTGTTTGCCGATGGTCACTAAATCGATCAGCTTGGTCGGGTCGGAATCGAGATCCACCATATTAGCCGCCTCCTTCGCCGCTTGGGTTCCAGAGTTCATCGCCACACCGACATTAGCCTGGGCCAGTGCCGGTGCGTCGTTAGTGCCGTCCCCCGTCATGGCAACTAACTTGCCCTGGGATTGCTCGCGACGGATCACCTCGATCTTATCTTCCGGGGTAGCCTCGGCGATAAAATCATCCACCCCCGCCTCCGCCGCGATCACCGAGGCCGTGATCTGGTTGTCGCCGGTGAGCATGATCGTTTTCACACCCATGCGCCGTAATTGGTCGAAACGCTCTTTTAATCCTGGTTTCACTATATCTTTGAGATAGATCACCCCGTAGATATCGTTACCCCGACAGACGGCCAGGGGAGTTCCCCCCAAACGGGAAACCCTTTCCTGTGCCTGATCGAGGCTGGCGGGAACGGAACCACCCCTAGAACGGACGAAACCTTTAATCGCTTCTACGGCCCCCTTGCGGTATTCCTCCCCGTCCCTATCGGTGCCGCTCATGCGGGTACGAGCCGAGAATGGGATTGCCTCACCGGGTTGGCCATCGATATCGGGGTTTGCGCCCAAATTCCGGGCTAAGGTAACGATCGAGCGTCCTTCCGGGGTTTCGTCGAAAAGGCTGGCCGCTAGACAGACCTGGGCTAATTCCTCGAGGTTATGACCGTTGGCGGGGATAAATTCGTCAGCCAGCCGGTTGCCGAGGGTGATTGTTCCCGTTTTGTCGAGAAGGAGGGTATTTACGTCACCGCAGGCTTCCACGGCGCGTCCAGAGGTGGCGATGACATTAAACTGAGCCACACGATCCATCCCAGCGATGCCGATCGCACTCAATAAACCGCCGATCGTCGTGGGAATGAGGGCGACGAGGAGGGAGATCAAGATGGCGATACTGGAGCCGGCCCGAAAGGTATTCGCCACCGCAGGACTGAGGCTCGTTTCCAGAAAACCAGCGATATAGTTCCCAATCGGCGGAATCGTGGCGACGACAATTAAAAAGACTTGGGTTAACACGGCTAGAAGTACCGTCAGCGCGATCTCGTTGGGGGTTTTCGTGCGCTCGGCCCCTTCCACCAGGGAGATCATGCGATCGATAAAACCCTGGCCGGGGTCTTGGGTGATCCGCACTGTCAACTCGTCCGAGAGAAGCCGCGTACCACCGGTGACGGAACTGGCGATGTCGGTGCCGGGTTGTTTGAGGACCGGGGCCGATTCTCCGGTGATCGCCGATTCATCCACCGAACCGATTCCCTCGATCACTTCCCCGTCGGCGGGAATCACGTCCCCAGCCAGCAGTTTTACCCGATCGCCCCGACCCAAGGCCGTGGAACTGACCGACTCGATCGAACCGTCGGCCAGGATTTTTCGGGCGATCGTGTCGCTGCGGGTCGATCGCAGGGCATCGGCCTGGGCTTTTCCCCGTCCCTCGGCGATCGCCTCGGCGAAGTTGGCAAACAGCACGGTTAAGAAGAGGATCAGGGTGATGATGCCGTTAAGTAGCCGTTGTTGTCCCTTCTCCCCAGCGATCGTGCCGAATAGATACGGGTCGATCGTCACCAGGGCCGTGACGATCGTTCCCAACCAGACCACGAATAGGACAGGGTTACGCACGGCGATGCGCGGGTCGAGTTTGAGAAAGGACTGCCGGATCGCGCTTTGATAGAGACCGGTCCGGTTTACCTTGGGGGTATGGCGCCGGTCGTCCCGGCGACCTCTCGGCACTCGCAACGGTCGGGGGGATTTGGAATTTCCTTTGTTCGTTCTCATAAATTATCTAAACTCCTAGCCGATCATCCGGGTGATTTGAAAGGCTTCCGCGATCGGACCGAAGGCCAATATCGGCAAGAAAGTCAGCGCACCGAGAATTAAAATCACCCCCGCCGTCACGCCGGTAAAGAGTCCGGTATCGGTGCGGAGGGTTCCGGTGGTGGCGGGAACTGGTTGTTTGCGGGACATCCCATCGGCTA contains the following coding sequences:
- a CDS encoding response regulator — translated: MTTVLIVEDDPINFRVFAKILTKRGGLEVKGTEDVEEVLRIARDKEADVILMDVSLSHSVYEGKAVDGIKISQILKANPETADLPVILVTAHAMEGDRENFLKQSQADGYISKPVVDHQAFVEQILAIIPRDSV
- a CDS encoding DNA cytosine methyltransferase; protein product: MGKSAIFKPSLFGLKHSNRDFSQKETWGKNQFNSSFPASLCAYLDWKGMKNIYLKLDENLKIQPAELSTQELYGLAPDSDNLFYAFESQFRGGSKMITIDLFAGCGGLSLGFQKAGFTIVAAFDNWIPAIDVYSNNFSHPIFNVDLSRESNQEILAQYNPEIIVGSPPCQDFSSAGKRNEGLGRANLTLTFAEIVTRVSPQWFVMENVDRIEKSKILTQAKQIFKSHGYGLTGKVINSCYCGVPQTRKRYFLIGKMNEEDDFLIDEINNNLSSQPLTVFDYMGKELDIEYYYRHPRSYQRRAIFSIYEPSPTIRGVNRPVPKTYRQHPGDACHLKEKLRPLTTIERSYIQTFPKDFIFAGTKSNLEQMIGNAVPVNLARYVGQCILNYELKKGKKTTY
- the kdpB gene encoding potassium-transporting ATPase subunit KdpB, yielding MRTNKGNSKSPRPLRVPRGRRDDRRHTPKVNRTGLYQSAIRQSFLKLDPRIAVRNPVLFVVWLGTIVTALVTIDPYLFGTIAGEKGQQRLLNGIITLILFLTVLFANFAEAIAEGRGKAQADALRSTRSDTIARKILADGSIESVSSTALGRGDRVKLLAGDVIPADGEVIEGIGSVDESAITGESAPVLKQPGTDIASSVTGGTRLLSDELTVRITQDPGQGFIDRMISLVEGAERTKTPNEIALTVLLAVLTQVFLIVVATIPPIGNYIAGFLETSLSPAVANTFRAGSSIAILISLLVALIPTTIGGLLSAIGIAGMDRVAQFNVIATSGRAVEACGDVNTLLLDKTGTITLGNRLADEFIPANGHNLEELAQVCLAASLFDETPEGRSIVTLARNLGANPDIDGQPGEAIPFSARTRMSGTDRDGEEYRKGAVEAIKGFVRSRGGSVPASLDQAQERVSRLGGTPLAVCRGNDIYGVIYLKDIVKPGLKERFDQLRRMGVKTIMLTGDNQITASVIAAEAGVDDFIAEATPEDKIEVIRREQSQGKLVAMTGDGTNDAPALAQANVGVAMNSGTQAAKEAANMVDLDSDPTKLIDLVTIGKQLLITRGALTTFSVANDIAKYFAIIPTIFAAAGIGALNIMGLKSAQSAIVSALIYNALIIPVLIPLALKGVQFRPLTADQLLRRNILIYGVGGVIAPFIAIKIIDEIISAIGLR
- a CDS encoding YdcF family protein, which translates into the protein MGKKSKNFVRKHRHWQRWLKLTLILVFGFIILNLAINLAVRLPINQQKPIDAILVLGGSIRREIYAANLAQQYPNIPILISEGSKDPCILLLFERAKAPKTNVWLEKCADSTFGNFFFAVPILKQWGVHKVKVITSPTHLPRAQWLAAIHLQSHGIAVEIDAVREIGIPGNHESKLKTGLDVTRSIIWAFVGQLISPPCWQVIPLNSVDLEAWRDQGFKCESQGKIS
- the kdpC gene encoding K(+)-transporting ATPase subunit C; translated protein: MSFAREAGRAIRSTLVLWVITALIYPFSMIAIGQILFPWQANGSLITNNQGQVVGSALIGQPFTSDRYFNSRPSTTAYSTAAPKNDPNKVLQTGVSGASNLAPSNPALIDRIKGKPDSDMKKALEGEIPRLEKAAIKPTADLVYTSGSGLDPHITPEAARSQIERVARSRGLPTNQVEILVIKNTDERFLGIFGEPGVNLLKLNLALDAIANSRANSR
- a CDS encoding potassium-transporting ATPase subunit F, encoding MKASLRKYRFFWYIFLNFCLTILFSSIVQASTGSTINRGQSFALTLLGLVAFALFIYLFLVIFVPERF
- a CDS encoding M15 family metallopeptidase, which gives rise to MKPYQKIPIRECGEPLVPIPADKFVIPSPHAYEKLGANYRGKSPYFLRQGVLNALIDAQNRLQVYQPGWQILIFDAYRPIEVQQFMVDYSFQTLLDTKGLAKEKLSEAESQAILTEVYTIWAIPSDNAATPPPHSTGAAIDITLVDEKGQTIDMGGEIDEIGERSHPDHYIAAKSPREQSYHQKRVLLAKVMEEAGFSRHKGEWWHFSLGDQMWAWSLDRAYAIYGRVED